In Amycolatopsis endophytica, the following are encoded in one genomic region:
- a CDS encoding ABC transporter ATP-binding protein encodes MTTVLQVSDVDLVRDGRYLLQSISLTVREGEHWALLGANGAGKSTLLGLLGAMTHPTRGTVDVLGHRLGRVDMRKLRSFLGHINPRHPLRTPLSVFEVVLTGLTNTTELVPRWQPTVEERERAERLIRMLGLAGKRESRWPTLSQGERGRALIARALMPAPRLLLLDEPATGLDVAAREQLLSSVDALRREHPALATVLVTHHLEELPASTTHAMLLREGQCLAAGDADDVVTTDHISKCFDHPVRITRTEGRWAARAEPAF; translated from the coding sequence ATGACGACCGTGCTGCAGGTGTCCGATGTCGACCTCGTCCGCGACGGCAGGTACCTGCTCCAGTCGATTTCGCTGACCGTGCGCGAGGGCGAGCACTGGGCCCTGCTGGGTGCGAACGGGGCGGGCAAGAGCACGCTGCTCGGCCTGCTGGGCGCGATGACGCACCCGACGCGCGGCACGGTCGACGTGCTCGGGCACCGGCTGGGGCGGGTCGACATGCGCAAACTGCGGTCGTTCCTCGGCCACATCAACCCGCGCCACCCGCTGCGCACGCCGCTGTCGGTGTTCGAGGTGGTGCTGACCGGCCTGACGAACACGACCGAACTGGTGCCGCGCTGGCAGCCGACGGTGGAGGAACGGGAGCGCGCGGAGCGCCTCATCCGGATGCTCGGGCTGGCGGGCAAGCGCGAGTCCCGCTGGCCGACGCTCTCCCAGGGCGAGCGTGGCCGGGCGCTGATCGCCCGCGCCCTGATGCCCGCGCCGCGCCTGCTGCTGCTCGACGAGCCGGCGACCGGTCTCGACGTCGCGGCGCGGGAGCAGTTGCTGTCCAGTGTGGACGCCCTGCGGCGGGAGCATCCGGCGCTGGCGACCGTGCTGGTGACCCACCACCTCGAAGAGCTGCCCGCGAGCACCACACACGCGATGCTGCTGCGCGAGGGACAGTGCCTCGCGGCAGGCGACGCGGACGACGTGGTGACCACGGACCACATCAGCAAGTGCTTCGACCACCCCGTCCGCATCACCCGGACGGAGGGCCGCTGGGCGGCACGCGCCGAGCCCGCCTTCTGA
- a CDS encoding TetR/AcrR family transcriptional regulator gives MRVTAIADAAIEVVAAEGMRGLTHRAVDRAAGLPAGSTSYYARTRAALLELTIGRILELDDAEITVGTDRTAPALAKFLHVSLTKGRSRLIARYEFALEATRRPELRAIYDSAGRRFRDSCTRLLTDLGSPEPERHTRMLIAWCDGLLFDSVAGAGAARKPKLAELERGTHEFLRALLP, from the coding sequence GTGCGAGTGACGGCGATCGCGGACGCGGCCATCGAGGTGGTCGCCGCCGAGGGCATGCGCGGGCTCACCCACCGCGCCGTCGACCGGGCCGCGGGCCTGCCCGCCGGGTCGACGTCCTACTACGCCCGTACGCGCGCGGCGCTGCTGGAGCTGACGATCGGGCGCATCCTCGAACTGGACGACGCGGAGATCACCGTCGGCACCGATCGGACCGCCCCGGCGCTCGCGAAGTTCCTGCACGTCTCGCTGACGAAGGGCCGCAGCCGCCTGATCGCGCGGTACGAGTTCGCGCTCGAAGCGACGCGGCGGCCGGAGTTGCGGGCGATCTACGACAGCGCGGGCCGCCGGTTCCGGGACAGTTGTACCCGGTTGCTGACCGATCTCGGCTCCCCGGAACCCGAGCGTCACACCCGGATGCTGATCGCCTGGTGTGATGGCTTGTTGTTCGACTCGGTGGCCGGTGCGGGCGCCGCTCGCAAGCCGAAACTGGCGGAGCTGGAGCGCGGCACGCACGAGTTCCTGCGTGCTTTGCTGCCGTAG
- a CDS encoding FAD-dependent monooxygenase, with amino-acid sequence MRTAVVVGGGIGGLSAAIGLRRAGWRVTVFERAPRVTGIGAGITLWPNALRALEVLGLDLTPLTVPQSTGRLRDHRGRWLTRVDGAEFERVLGRPILGIARAQLIDLLREEVPAADLHAGVTVTGVTADGRVRWDGGELHADLVVAADGIHSGVRADLWPDHPGAVYTGQTAFRALLDNSGRSGLSGILGPGTEVGMVPLTGDRLYWYLACHAPEGRRHADPLGYLRGRFHDLPDPLPALLDATPPDRLLHHDLFALRTPLPTYLRGRVALLGDAAHAMTPYLGQGGCQAIEDAVVLAAAIAGHERVEDALAHYDRERRPRSQAIARRSDQAGRFGTRLTNPLAVAARNAVFRLAPASLSVRAATAAAHWTPPPIG; translated from the coding sequence ATGCGGACAGCGGTGGTCGTCGGAGGCGGCATCGGCGGGTTGAGCGCGGCGATCGGGCTGCGGCGCGCGGGGTGGCGGGTCACGGTTTTCGAACGTGCGCCGCGGGTCACCGGGATCGGAGCGGGCATCACGTTGTGGCCGAACGCCCTGCGCGCGCTGGAGGTGCTGGGCCTGGACCTCACCCCGCTGACGGTGCCGCAGAGCACCGGCAGGCTGCGTGACCACCGCGGGCGGTGGCTGACCCGGGTGGACGGGGCGGAGTTCGAGCGGGTGCTCGGCAGGCCGATCCTCGGCATCGCCCGCGCCCAGCTGATCGACCTGCTGCGCGAAGAGGTTCCCGCGGCGGACCTGCACGCCGGCGTCACGGTCACCGGCGTCACCGCGGACGGCCGGGTCCGGTGGGACGGCGGCGAACTGCACGCGGACCTCGTGGTCGCCGCGGACGGCATCCACAGCGGGGTACGAGCGGACCTCTGGCCGGACCACCCCGGCGCCGTCTACACCGGACAGACGGCTTTCCGCGCCCTGCTGGACAATTCGGGACGAAGTGGCCTGTCGGGCATCCTCGGCCCCGGCACCGAGGTCGGCATGGTGCCGCTGACCGGCGACCGCCTGTACTGGTACCTCGCGTGCCACGCGCCGGAGGGCAGGCGCCACGCCGATCCCCTGGGGTATCTGCGCGGACGTTTCCACGACTTGCCGGACCCGCTGCCCGCCCTGCTCGACGCGACGCCGCCGGACCGCCTCCTGCACCACGACCTGTTCGCGCTGCGCACTCCACTGCCGACGTATCTGCGCGGGCGCGTGGCCCTCCTCGGCGATGCCGCCCACGCCATGACGCCCTACCTGGGACAGGGCGGCTGCCAGGCCATCGAGGACGCGGTGGTGCTCGCCGCGGCCATCGCCGGGCACGAGCGCGTCGAGGACGCGCTGGCGCACTACGACCGGGAACGCCGTCCCCGCAGTCAGGCGATCGCGCGCCGATCGGACCAGGCCGGGCGGTTCGGCACCCGCCTGACCAATCCGCTCGCGGTCGCCGCGCGCAACGCCGTGTTCCGGTTGGCGCCCGCATCGCTGTCGGTGCGGGCGGCCACCGCTGCCGCCCACTGGACTCCTCCCCCGATCGGTTGA
- a CDS encoding SAM-dependent methyltransferase, with translation MTPHETPNQRTTATAAGVYDWYLNGHHHLPCDAEVAIAAQKLFPLAGRVARYNRDFLQRAVRWMTEQGIRQFLDIGSGYPVAGNVHEIAQRYARGARVLYVDLDPDTVTVSNQLLAGSPDAACVRGDVREPEDILARAELLDLTKPVGLLLVSVLPFLPGDVSPLVRRYLARLVPGSYLALTHVTTADDERIRRRQEDVEQTYNARVRQNVHFRARDEVAELFADTELVPPGLVLATDWHPPRGYRPDPDDEANQLLVGAVGRLT, from the coding sequence ATGACGCCGCACGAGACTCCGAACCAGCGCACCACGGCCACGGCCGCGGGCGTGTACGACTGGTACCTCAACGGTCACCACCACTTGCCCTGCGACGCCGAAGTGGCGATCGCGGCGCAGAAGCTGTTTCCCCTCGCCGGGCGCGTCGCCCGGTACAACCGGGACTTCCTGCAGCGGGCCGTCCGCTGGATGACCGAACAGGGCATCCGCCAGTTCCTCGACATCGGATCGGGCTATCCGGTGGCGGGCAACGTGCACGAGATCGCCCAGCGGTACGCGCGCGGGGCGCGGGTGCTCTACGTCGACCTCGACCCGGACACGGTGACGGTGAGCAACCAGCTCCTCGCGGGCTCGCCGGACGCGGCGTGCGTGCGCGGTGACGTGCGGGAGCCGGAGGACATCCTCGCGCGTGCCGAACTGCTGGACCTCACGAAACCCGTCGGGCTGCTGCTGGTGTCGGTGCTGCCGTTCCTGCCGGGCGACGTCAGCCCGCTGGTCCGCCGCTACCTCGCGCGGCTCGTGCCGGGCAGTTACCTGGCGCTCACCCACGTGACGACCGCCGACGACGAACGGATCCGCCGCCGCCAGGAAGACGTGGAACAGACCTACAACGCGAGGGTGCGGCAGAACGTCCACTTCCGCGCCAGGGACGAGGTCGCCGAACTGTTCGCCGACACCGAGCTCGTGCCGCCGGGCCTGGTGCTGGCGACGGACTGGCATCCGCCGCGCGGCTACCGCCCGGACCCGGACGACGAGGCGAACCAGCTCCTCGTGGGCGCCGTCGGCCGCCTCACCTGA
- a CDS encoding LysR family transcriptional regulator, with protein sequence MDRVETRELAYFVAVAEALHFGRAAEGLGLAQPALSKAVRSLERRLDVTLFERTSRRVELTPAGEVLLGEARRALSAVAAAARRTQRAGRGVPYLALAAKPGGDAGMLSRILGRYESDPEAVPVELVSCHDDRVSLLHDGRADVALLHTPFDDPAGLETAELRSEPRSALLPPDHPLARRSILQLSDLRGEPVGRWAGYPDDGGVEVTDLAKLLRVTARGRAVALLPRSVLDTLDHDLATVPVVDAAPARLLLAWPQGTRSPAIAALVRAAREAAGRADTPAHA encoded by the coding sequence ATGGATCGGGTCGAGACGCGGGAACTCGCGTACTTCGTCGCGGTGGCGGAGGCCCTGCACTTCGGGCGCGCGGCGGAGGGGCTGGGGCTGGCCCAGCCCGCGCTGTCGAAGGCCGTCCGGTCGCTGGAGCGGCGGCTGGACGTGACCTTGTTCGAGCGTACGAGCAGGCGGGTCGAGCTGACACCGGCCGGTGAGGTGTTGCTGGGCGAGGCGCGGAGGGCGCTGTCGGCCGTCGCCGCCGCGGCCCGGCGGACCCAGCGCGCCGGACGCGGTGTGCCCTACCTCGCCCTGGCCGCGAAGCCGGGCGGCGACGCGGGGATGCTGTCGCGGATCCTCGGGCGCTACGAGTCCGATCCGGAGGCGGTGCCCGTCGAACTGGTGTCCTGCCACGACGATCGCGTCTCGCTGCTGCACGACGGGCGCGCCGATGTGGCCCTGCTGCACACGCCCTTCGACGATCCGGCGGGCCTGGAGACCGCGGAGCTGCGCAGCGAGCCGCGGTCGGCGCTGCTGCCGCCGGACCACCCCCTGGCGCGGCGGTCGATCCTGCAACTGAGCGACCTGCGCGGCGAGCCGGTCGGCCGCTGGGCCGGATACCCCGACGACGGCGGCGTGGAGGTGACCGACCTGGCGAAGCTGCTCCGCGTGACCGCGCGCGGCCGGGCCGTCGCGCTGCTGCCGCGTTCGGTGCTGGACACGCTCGACCACGACCTGGCCACGGTGCCGGTGGTGGACGCGGCACCCGCGCGACTGCTGCTCGCCTGGCCACAGGGCACGCGCTCCCCCGCGATCGCCGCGCTGGTCCGCGCCGCACGCGAGGCGGCCGGCCGCGCCGACACGCCAGCACACGCCTGA
- a CDS encoding Glu/Leu/Phe/Val dehydrogenase dimerization domain-containing protein has product MQNPRGATGERAPARTQEPMLRLTWTDPVTGTHGYLVVHTLVSGLATGGTRMRAGCTMSEVEDLARGMAAKTATFDLPVGGAKGGIDFDPKAPGAVGVLERFCQAMRPWLDAHWVTAEDLGVPQHLIDDVFERLGLEQSYHAAIRRSPDPERTLRRVHAGLNAPVPGGLLLGDVVGGYGVAQACLGAASAWGWEPAATTVAIQGIGTMGGGAAWYLHEARMRVVAVADAAGTLYDPAGLDIPALLDLRDAFGEVDRSRLPEGVRQLPRDAVVGVEADVLVPAAISYALTPGNVSEVAAKVVVEAANAATTPEAETMLAARGIPVVPDFVANAGAAAWAWWLLLGQVGADPVDSFHRLQTEMRSKVALLLAAWLSDGVPPRTTAEELASANRTARLDAGDATVTIP; this is encoded by the coding sequence ATGCAGAACCCGCGCGGGGCCACCGGCGAGCGCGCCCCGGCGCGGACGCAGGAGCCGATGCTCAGGCTGACCTGGACCGATCCGGTCACCGGCACCCACGGCTATCTCGTCGTGCACACGCTGGTCTCCGGGCTGGCCACCGGCGGCACCCGGATGCGCGCCGGCTGCACGATGTCCGAGGTCGAGGATCTGGCCCGCGGCATGGCCGCCAAGACCGCGACGTTCGACCTGCCCGTCGGCGGGGCGAAGGGCGGGATCGACTTCGACCCGAAGGCCCCCGGGGCCGTCGGGGTGCTGGAGCGGTTCTGCCAGGCGATGCGCCCGTGGCTGGACGCGCACTGGGTGACGGCCGAGGATCTCGGCGTGCCGCAGCACCTCATCGACGACGTCTTCGAGCGGCTCGGCCTGGAGCAGTCCTACCACGCGGCCATCCGCCGTTCGCCGGACCCGGAACGGACCCTGCGGCGGGTGCACGCCGGGCTCAACGCGCCGGTGCCGGGCGGGCTGCTGCTGGGTGACGTGGTGGGCGGTTACGGCGTCGCGCAGGCGTGCCTCGGGGCGGCGAGCGCGTGGGGCTGGGAGCCGGCCGCGACGACCGTGGCGATCCAGGGCATCGGCACGATGGGCGGCGGCGCGGCCTGGTACCTGCACGAGGCGCGGATGCGCGTGGTCGCGGTCGCCGACGCGGCGGGCACGCTGTACGACCCGGCCGGGCTCGACATCCCGGCGCTGCTGGACCTGCGTGACGCGTTCGGCGAGGTCGACCGCTCGCGTCTGCCGGAGGGCGTCCGGCAGTTGCCGCGCGACGCGGTGGTCGGCGTCGAGGCGGACGTCCTCGTGCCCGCGGCGATTTCGTACGCGCTGACACCGGGCAACGTCTCAGAGGTGGCGGCGAAGGTGGTCGTGGAGGCCGCGAACGCCGCGACCACCCCGGAAGCCGAGACGATGCTGGCCGCGCGTGGCATCCCGGTGGTGCCGGACTTCGTGGCCAACGCCGGTGCCGCGGCCTGGGCGTGGTGGCTGCTGCTGGGCCAGGTGGGCGCCGACCCGGTCGACTCGTTCCACCGGCTGCAGACGGAGATGCGGTCGAAGGTGGCGCTGCTACTGGCCGCGTGGTTGAGCGACGGCGTGCCGCCGCGGACGACGGCCGAGGAACTGGCTTCGGCGAACCGGACCGCGCGCCTGGACGCAGGGGACGCCACGGTCACGATTCCCTGA
- the trxA gene encoding thioredoxin translates to MATVTLTKDNFEDVVNSDGMVLVDFWAAWCGPCRQFAPVFEGAAGRHDDIVFGKVDTEDQTELAQAFGIRSIPTLMAVRDGVVLYAQPGALPEQNLEELIGKLREVDMEHVRAEIAKQQQPE, encoded by the coding sequence ATGGCAACGGTGACGCTGACCAAGGACAACTTCGAGGACGTCGTCAACTCCGACGGCATGGTGCTGGTCGACTTCTGGGCGGCCTGGTGCGGGCCGTGCCGCCAGTTCGCGCCGGTGTTCGAGGGGGCGGCGGGGCGGCATGACGACATCGTGTTCGGCAAGGTCGACACCGAGGACCAGACGGAGCTGGCGCAGGCGTTCGGCATCCGGTCGATCCCCACGCTGATGGCCGTCCGGGACGGTGTGGTGCTCTACGCTCAGCCCGGGGCGCTGCCGGAGCAGAACCTGGAGGAGCTCATCGGGAAGCTGCGCGAGGTCGACATGGAGCACGTCCGCGCGGAGATCGCGAAGCAGCAGCAGCCGGAATGA
- a CDS encoding nitroreductase family protein gives MIRVPATRVFDGRPVPREVVESLVEAARWTGSARNRQPWRFVSVTGADARRALARLGQYALPLAAAPVALVLLSDSSAGRDTEFDLGRVCQTLVFAAHSAGLGSCPVSLYPEGNAAEAAALCGYGPPWLAHHALALGWPGQAPRGRAAIPTGRKSLPELFSER, from the coding sequence ATGATCAGGGTGCCGGCGACGCGGGTGTTCGACGGGCGGCCGGTGCCGCGCGAGGTCGTGGAGTCGCTGGTCGAGGCCGCGCGCTGGACCGGCTCGGCCCGCAACCGCCAGCCGTGGCGGTTCGTGTCGGTCACCGGCGCGGATGCGAGGCGTGCCCTCGCCCGCCTCGGCCAGTACGCGCTGCCGCTGGCGGCCGCCCCGGTGGCGCTCGTGCTGCTCTCCGACTCGTCCGCGGGCCGTGACACGGAGTTCGACCTGGGCCGCGTCTGCCAGACACTGGTGTTCGCGGCGCACTCGGCGGGCCTGGGCAGTTGCCCGGTGTCGCTCTACCCGGAGGGAAACGCGGCGGAGGCCGCCGCGCTCTGCGGGTACGGGCCCCCGTGGTTGGCGCACCACGCGCTCGCTCTGGGGTGGCCCGGTCAGGCGCCGCGGGGCCGCGCGGCCATTCCGACCGGCCGGAAGTCGCTGCCGGAGCTGTTCAGCGAGCGGTAG